In Salinisphaera sp. T31B1, the following are encoded in one genomic region:
- a CDS encoding NAD(P)-dependent alcohol dehydrogenase has protein sequence MKAAILHAPGGLERIEIVERDRPEPAAHEILVQVHASSLNYHDYVVAIGGIPTEDQRVLMSDGAGEVVAIGDDVTQFAVGDRVISTFFPNWVDGPISLAKRAGTPGDRGPGMAAQFVAGAENAFTHAPAGYSHVQAATLPCAALTAWRALMVEARIKPGDTVLVLGSGGVSIFALQFARVAGAKVIATTSSQSKADRLTELGAEHVVNYAEDPKWGKTVKQLTGGRGVDAVVEIGGPDTLGQSIAACRMGGHISLIGVLTGVKGEVPTAAFFYANLTMTGISVGSRCQQQDMVRAIEASGIVPVVDSEFELADLAEAFAYQKAQKHFGKICLTL, from the coding sequence ATGAAAGCCGCGATACTGCATGCGCCCGGCGGACTCGAGCGCATCGAGATCGTGGAGCGCGATCGGCCAGAGCCCGCTGCCCACGAGATTTTGGTGCAGGTTCATGCCAGCTCGCTGAATTACCATGATTATGTCGTGGCCATCGGTGGCATTCCCACCGAAGATCAGCGGGTGCTCATGTCGGACGGTGCCGGCGAGGTGGTGGCTATCGGCGACGACGTTACCCAATTCGCGGTTGGCGATCGTGTCATCTCTACATTCTTTCCGAACTGGGTCGACGGGCCGATCAGCCTGGCCAAGCGCGCGGGCACGCCCGGCGACCGCGGCCCCGGTATGGCCGCCCAGTTCGTCGCCGGGGCAGAGAACGCGTTCACTCATGCACCCGCCGGCTACAGCCATGTGCAGGCCGCGACGTTGCCGTGTGCGGCCCTCACCGCCTGGCGCGCGCTGATGGTCGAAGCACGGATCAAGCCGGGCGATACCGTGCTGGTACTGGGTAGCGGCGGTGTGTCGATATTTGCGCTTCAGTTCGCACGGGTCGCGGGCGCGAAAGTGATCGCCACGACCAGTTCGCAGTCCAAGGCAGACCGGCTGACCGAGCTCGGCGCCGAGCACGTGGTCAACTATGCCGAGGATCCCAAGTGGGGCAAAACGGTCAAGCAGCTCACCGGCGGCCGCGGCGTGGATGCGGTGGTGGAGATCGGCGGCCCGGATACGCTCGGGCAATCGATCGCTGCCTGCCGCATGGGTGGGCATATCAGCCTCATCGGCGTGCTGACCGGGGTCAAGGGCGAGGTCCCGACGGCGGCGTTCTTCTATGCCAACCTCACGATGACGGGCATCAGCGTGGGCAGCCGCTGTCAGCAGCAGGACATGGTGCGCGCGATCGAGGCCTCCGGCATCGTTCCGGTGGTCGATTCCGAATTCGAGCTTGCCGACTTGGCCGAGGCCTTTGCTTATCAGAAGGCCCAGAAACACTTCGGCAAGATCTGTCTCACCCTCTAG
- a CDS encoding asparaginase — protein MSNPRSGDGRSPFAVRLLATGGTIEKTYDPARGALTLDVPVIQSLLDGLRQPDIRVGVERVMAKDSLDMSDGDREAIVQAVRMALDRGDSDAVVVTHGTDTLADTAAALVDGLSAPAIPVLLTGAMVPWRVADSDAAQNMAQALMAARLVEPGVYAVFHSRVIPGDRVVKDYDRLTLVEASDAPA, from the coding sequence ATGAGCAATCCTCGATCGGGTGACGGCCGCTCGCCGTTCGCCGTCCGGCTGTTGGCAACCGGTGGCACCATCGAAAAGACCTATGACCCGGCGCGCGGTGCGTTGACGCTCGATGTGCCGGTGATCCAATCGCTGCTCGACGGCCTGCGCCAGCCGGACATACGGGTCGGCGTCGAACGGGTGATGGCCAAGGACTCCCTCGACATGAGCGATGGCGATCGCGAGGCGATCGTTCAGGCGGTTCGTATGGCGCTCGATCGCGGCGATAGCGATGCGGTTGTCGTCACGCACGGCACCGATACCCTGGCGGATACCGCGGCTGCGCTGGTGGACGGTCTGTCCGCACCGGCGATACCGGTACTGCTCACTGGTGCGATGGTGCCCTGGCGTGTGGCTGATAGCGATGCCGCCCAGAACATGGCGCAGGCTCTGATGGCCGCCCGTCTGGTGGAGCCCGGTGTGTACGCGGTATTTCACTCGCGGGTGATTCCCGGTGACCGCGTGGTCAAGGATTACGATCGCCTCACGTTGGTCGAGGCATCCGACGCCCCTGCCTGA
- a CDS encoding MATE family efflux transporter has translation MARALPSLTSGSIVRALLRLAVPIVFANLLQTAYQLIDTFWVGRLGAAAVAAVSLSFPVIFFLISLGLGLALAGTILVAQYQGAGNTRAVNEVSAQALIGVVLISLVLAVAGFIGAPHIVAFLGAAADVLPLASQYLQVSFVGLPFLFAYVIFQSLMRGVGDARTPLIIVTGTVVLNFVLDPLFILGYGPVPAMGVSGAALATVITQGLAALVGLAMLFSGRYGIRLRPRYLRPDPALLWRLLKLGLPAAVEQSTRALGLMLMTILVAGFGTVTLAAYGIGTRMLSFVIIPALGLSQATSALVGQNIGAGEIGRAERTAWLSAVIALLALSAFGVAGFMFARPIVTLFVPDAPDVIDKGTLFVRITALTYGLIGAQQVITGAFRGSGNTLVAMAIALVSLWMLQFPLAWVLSNNTGLGEVGIWIAYPIQNVITAAIAAIWFARGNWKQQHVIEASPAERAVSTYRPGEITNTTLR, from the coding sequence ATGGCCCGCGCGCTACCCAGCCTGACCAGCGGCTCAATAGTCCGTGCACTGCTGCGGCTGGCGGTACCGATCGTGTTCGCCAATCTGTTGCAGACCGCCTATCAGCTGATCGACACCTTCTGGGTGGGCCGGCTCGGTGCCGCGGCGGTGGCTGCGGTGTCGCTGAGTTTTCCGGTGATCTTTTTCCTGATCTCGCTCGGGCTCGGCCTGGCCTTGGCGGGTACGATCCTGGTGGCCCAGTATCAGGGCGCAGGCAACACGCGCGCGGTCAACGAGGTCTCGGCCCAGGCGCTGATCGGGGTAGTGCTCATATCGCTGGTACTGGCCGTGGCGGGCTTTATCGGTGCGCCGCATATCGTGGCGTTTCTGGGCGCGGCGGCGGACGTTCTGCCGCTGGCCTCGCAGTATCTGCAAGTGTCGTTCGTGGGCCTGCCGTTCTTGTTCGCCTATGTGATCTTCCAGTCGTTGATGCGGGGCGTAGGCGATGCGCGTACGCCGCTGATCATCGTCACCGGGACCGTGGTGCTCAACTTCGTGCTGGATCCGCTGTTCATTCTCGGCTATGGCCCGGTGCCGGCTATGGGCGTGAGCGGCGCAGCCCTGGCCACGGTGATCACCCAGGGGCTCGCCGCGCTGGTCGGACTGGCCATGCTGTTTTCCGGCCGATACGGCATCCGTCTGCGGCCGCGCTATCTACGGCCCGATCCGGCGTTGCTGTGGCGCCTGCTCAAGCTCGGGCTGCCGGCGGCGGTGGAACAGTCCACGCGGGCGCTCGGGCTGATGCTGATGACCATTCTGGTTGCCGGTTTCGGCACCGTCACGCTGGCCGCCTATGGGATCGGCACGCGCATGCTTAGTTTCGTGATCATTCCCGCGCTGGGGCTCAGTCAAGCGACCTCCGCTCTGGTCGGGCAGAACATCGGCGCCGGCGAGATCGGCCGGGCCGAGCGAACCGCCTGGCTCAGTGCCGTGATTGCGCTGCTCGCGCTGTCCGCGTTCGGGGTGGCGGGTTTCATGTTCGCACGCCCGATCGTGACGCTGTTCGTCCCCGATGCGCCCGACGTCATCGACAAGGGCACGCTGTTCGTGCGGATCACCGCGCTCACCTATGGCCTGATCGGCGCCCAGCAGGTCATCACCGGGGCGTTTCGCGGTTCGGGCAACACACTCGTGGCCATGGCCATCGCGCTGGTCTCGCTATGGATGCTCCAGTTTCCGCTTGCCTGGGTGTTGTCGAACAACACAGGGCTCGGTGAAGTCGGCATCTGGATCGCGTATCCGATCCAGAATGTCATCACCGCAGCCATTGCGGCCATATGGTTCGCTCGTGGCAACTGGAAACAACAACATGTGATCGAGGCCTCGCCCGCCGAGCGCGCGGTCTCGACCTACCGACCCGGCGAGATCACCAACACGACGCTTCGCTAG
- a CDS encoding ribbon-helix-helix domain-containing protein codes for MCQIYASADPARYRSTTRSIRLQGCVTSVRLENEFWQILDRLAAEQGYSIAEFIGELYSEVLIDRGRVANLASMLRVACAIHLGNRPDTNRPRTPANRSFEALAGQA; via the coding sequence ATGTGCCAGATTTATGCATCGGCCGACCCTGCGCGCTATCGCAGCACCACCCGTTCGATCCGTCTGCAGGGATGTGTGACCAGCGTTCGACTGGAAAACGAGTTCTGGCAAATACTCGACCGGCTCGCCGCCGAGCAGGGGTATTCGATCGCCGAATTCATCGGCGAGCTCTACAGCGAGGTGCTGATCGATCGCGGCCGTGTAGCCAATCTGGCCTCGATGCTGCGGGTCGCCTGCGCCATCCATCTGGGCAATCGGCCCGACACCAACCGGCCGCGTACCCCAGCCAACCGATCGTTCGAAGCTCTCGCCGGGCAGGCCTGA
- a CDS encoding tat (twin-arginine translocation) pathway signal sequence, translating to MSDYMVSRRAFLRGGGALLTGTLAASSGALALFAPTSSWALELTTLNRHQGQTVLAFTRQVFPHETLDDAVYALVVKDLDREAAVDASLHALLVDGVDRLDGSGQGDWLSRSADEQFVQVKALEPTPFFAKVHSTAVVSLYDNDMAFAHFGYPGRRGDPGYIHRGFNDLHWLPEPPASASGPIPETA from the coding sequence ATGTCGGATTATATGGTCAGCCGACGCGCGTTTCTGCGCGGTGGCGGTGCATTGCTTACCGGGACGCTGGCCGCTTCGAGCGGGGCGCTGGCGCTGTTCGCACCCACGTCCAGCTGGGCGTTGGAGCTGACAACGCTGAATCGGCATCAGGGCCAGACGGTGCTGGCCTTCACGCGGCAGGTGTTCCCGCACGAGACACTCGACGACGCCGTCTATGCACTGGTGGTCAAGGATCTCGACCGGGAGGCCGCCGTCGACGCCTCGCTGCATGCGCTGTTGGTCGACGGGGTCGACCGGCTTGACGGATCAGGGCAGGGCGATTGGCTGAGCCGCAGCGCTGACGAGCAGTTCGTACAGGTCAAGGCGTTGGAGCCGACGCCGTTCTTCGCCAAAGTCCACAGCACGGCAGTGGTCTCGCTCTATGACAACGACATGGCGTTCGCGCATTTCGGGTATCCGGGGCGGCGCGGCGATCCCGGGTATATCCATCGCGGTTTCAACGACCTGCACTGGCTGCCCGAGCCGCCGGCATCGGCCAGCGGGCCGATTCCCGAGACTGCCTGA